GCTCCCCGACCGCCTCGACCGGGTGCACGCCTCCCGCACCCGGGGCGAGCTCGAAACCGCCTGCCGCGGACTCCCCGCCCCCGGCCCCCCCGGCCCCCGCGACGCCCTCGTCGTCGACCGGGCCCCCACCTCGAGCGCCTTCGTCGCCGGGATCTTCGGCGGCTTCCACCGCGAGGGCCAGTGGGTCGTGCCGCCGCGCATGACCCTCTGGTCCATGTGGGGCGGCGGGAGGATCGACCTCACCGAGGCCCGCTTCAGCAGCCGCGAGACCGTCATCCGCGCCGTCGCCCTCTGGGGCGGCACCAGGATCCTCGTCCCCGCGGACGTCGAGGTCGACGTCCGCGGCCTCGGTCTCTTCGGCGTCTTCGGCAAGCGCGCCGCCCGCCGCACCGGCACGCCCGGCACCCCCCGCGTCGTCATCAAGGGCCTCGCCCTCTTCGGCGCGGTCGTCACGCGGACGAAGAACGCCGGGTAGGCCGGGTAGGCCGGGTAGGCCGGGCAGTGGGGGGGAAGCGAGGGGGCGGTCGGTCAGATCGTGTTCCCCATGCGGAACATCAGGTAGACGAGGCCGGCGGTCGCCGCCCACAGGGCCAGGGACCCGAGCGCCGCCAGCACCCGCACCACGACGGGGTAGACGCCCACCGCAAGCCGAGGGTCGTCCGGGTGGTGGCTGATCCGGATCCGGCTCGCGTACGCCTGCCGGGAGTAGGTGTGGGACGTTCCGCTCGGATCCGTGTAGCGGTAGACACCCGACTTGCCGTACGGGCTCGTGCGCTCCGCCGTCACCGTGACGCCGCGCCGGGGGAGGACCCACATCTGGAAGCCCCGCTCCGTCGTCGCCGCGCTCGCGAGGTTGAGCAGCACGACCACGACCCCGAGCAGCGCCGTGAGGACCAGTGCCGTCGGCTCGTCCCGGACCACGACCAGGGCACCCGTGCCGACGACCGCCGCGACGGAGGGCCCGAGGCCCGCCAGGATCCATCCCGGGCCGCGCCGCCTCGCGCCGGCGCTCGCGGTCGTGGGCGCGGACGCGCACCGGGCGGCGTCGGCCACGTCGTACTCGCGCATCGTCCAACCCCTCCGCCGCCGACTCGATCAAGGACAGGGTACGGGGGCCCGGGCTGTCCTCCCCGTACGGGAGAATGGCTCCATGAGTCTGTTCCGCGACGACGGCATCGTGCTGCGCACCCAGAAGCTGGGGGAAGCGGACCGCATCATCACGCTGCTCACGCGCGGGCACGGGCGGGTGCGCGCCGTCGCGCGCGGGGTGCGGCGGACCAAGTCGAAGTTCGGGGCGCGGCTCGAACCGTTCTCGCACGTGGACGTGCAGTTCTTCGCCCGGGGGAGTGAGCTGGTCGGGCGCGGGCTGCCGCTGTGCACGCAGAGCGAGACGATCGCCGCGTACGGCAGCGGGATCGTCACGGACTACGCCCGGTACACCGCCGGCACCGCCATGCTGGAGACGGCGGAACGGTTCACCGACCACGAGGGCGAGCCCGCCGTGCAGCAGTACCTGCTGCTCGTGGGCGGCCTGCGGACCCTGGCGCGGGGTGAGCACGCGCCGCACCTGATCCTCGACGCCTTCCTGCTGCGCTCGCTCGCGGTGAACGGGTACGCGCCGAGTTTCGACGATTGCGCGAAATGCGGACTGACCGGCCCCAACCGGTTCTTTTCGGTCGCCGCGGGCGGAGTCATATGCGGCGACTGCCGGGTGCCCGGAAGCGTCGTACCCTCTGCGGAGGCCGTAGGCCTGCTCAGCGCGCTGCTCACCGGCGACTGGGCGACGGCGGACGCGTGCGAGCCGCGTCACGTCAGGGAGGGCAGCGGTCTCGTGTCCGCCTATCTGCACTGGCACCTGGAGCGCGGGCTGCGCTCGCTGCGGTACGTAGAGAAGAGCTAGGAGATCCATCGCCATGGCCATCGCACGACTTCTCGGGCGTCAGCGCCGGGAGTACAGCACCCCCGAGCCGCACCCGTCCGGCGCCCGCCCGCCGAAGCTCCAGTCGGAGCTCGTGCCCGAGCACGTCGCGATCGTCATGGACGGCAACGGCCGCTGGGCCAAGGAACGCGGGCTGCCGCGCACCGAGGGGCACAAGGTCGGCGCCGAGCAGGTGCTCGACGTGCTCCAGGGCGCGATCGAGATGGGCGTGGGCTCGATCTCGCTCTACGCCTTCTCCACCGAGAACTGGAAGCGCTCGCCCGAAGAGGTGCGCTTCCTCATGAACTTCAACCGTGACTTCATCCGCAAGAGCCGCGACCAGCTCGACTCCCTCGGCGTGCGCGTGCGCTGGGTGGGCCGGATGCCCAAGCTGTGGAAGTCGGTGGCCAAGGAGCTCCAGGTCGCCCAGGAGCAGACCAAGGACAACACGAAGCTCACGCTGTACTTCTGCATGAACTACGGCGGGCGGGCCGAGCTCACGGACGCGGCACAGGCGCTCGCCGAGGACGTCAGGGCGGGCCGGCTCGACCCGGCGAAGATCACCGAGAAGACCATCCAGAAGTACCTCTACTACCCGGACATGCCGGACGTGGACCTCTTCCTGCGCCCCAGCGGCGAGCAGCGCACCTCCAACTACCTGATCTGGCAGAGCGCGTACGCCGAGATGGTCTTCCAGGACGTGCTGTGGCCCGACTTCGACCGCCGCGACCTGTGGCGTGCCTGCGTCGAGTACGCCCAGCGCGACCGGCGCTTCGGCGGCGTGGACCCGGCGGACCTCGCCGTCCTCGACAAGGGCTGAGCGGCGACCCGGCACGCGAAGGGGCCCGTACCGAAATCGATTCGGTACGGGCCCCTCGTATGTCAGGTCACTTCGCCGCGCACTCCGCGCAGGTGCCGAAGATCTCCACCGTGTGCGCCACGTTCACGAAGCCGTGCTCGGCCGCGATCGTCTCGGCCCACTGCTCCACGGCCGGGCCCTCCACCTCGACGGCCTTGCCGCAGACGCGGCAGACCAGATGGTGGTGGTGGTCACCGGTCGAACAGCGCCGGTAGACCGTCTCGCCGTCGCTGGTGCGCAGCGCGTCCACCTCGCCCGCGTCCGCGAGGGACTGGAGCGTGCGGTAGACGGTGGTGAGGCCGACGGAGTCGCCGCGGTGCTTGAGCATGTCGTGCAGCTCCTGGGCGCTGCGGAACTCGTCCACCTCGTTCAGCGCCGCCGACACGGCGGCCCGCTGCTTGGTCGAGCGGCCTCGTACGGGGGGTCCTGCCGTCACCACGGGGGCCTCCTTGGTTCTTGTCTGCCCCCGCCATTCTGCCAGCCCCCCGTCCTCCTGGGCCCGGACCGGACTCAGACCTTCACGTCGTCGCTCGGGCGCCGGGTGCCCGGCACCTCCGCGTCGCAGCCGCGCGCGGCGGTCTCGGCGGCCCGGGCGCGCCGCCGGGCGAGCGGGGTCGCGAGGAGCGTGAGGGCGATGAAGACCGCGATCGCGAGGAGCACGATCGTCGCGCCGGGCGGCACGTCCTGGTAGTAGGAGGTGACCGTGCCGGTGAGGGTGACGCCGGTGCCGATGACGACGGCGAGCACGAAGGTGGTGCGGAAGGACCGGGACAGCTGCTGGGCGGCGGCCACCGGGACCACCATCAGCGCGCTGACCAGCAGCAGGCCGACCACCCGCATGGCGACCGTGACGGTCACGGCGGCGGTGACCGCGATGAGCAGGTTGA
The DNA window shown above is from Streptomyces showdoensis and carries:
- a CDS encoding DUF1707 SHOCT-like domain-containing protein, encoding MTPHDLDLLASDQERYAAEERLRSAVENGRLPLDELPDRLDRVHASRTRGELETACRGLPAPGPPGPRDALVVDRAPTSSAFVAGIFGGFHREGQWVVPPRMTLWSMWGGGRIDLTEARFSSRETVIRAVALWGGTRILVPADVEVDVRGLGLFGVFGKRAARRTGTPGTPRVVIKGLALFGAVVTRTKNAG
- the recO gene encoding DNA repair protein RecO; translation: MSLFRDDGIVLRTQKLGEADRIITLLTRGHGRVRAVARGVRRTKSKFGARLEPFSHVDVQFFARGSELVGRGLPLCTQSETIAAYGSGIVTDYARYTAGTAMLETAERFTDHEGEPAVQQYLLLVGGLRTLARGEHAPHLILDAFLLRSLAVNGYAPSFDDCAKCGLTGPNRFFSVAAGGVICGDCRVPGSVVPSAEAVGLLSALLTGDWATADACEPRHVREGSGLVSAYLHWHLERGLRSLRYVEKS
- a CDS encoding isoprenyl transferase, with the protein product MAIARLLGRQRREYSTPEPHPSGARPPKLQSELVPEHVAIVMDGNGRWAKERGLPRTEGHKVGAEQVLDVLQGAIEMGVGSISLYAFSTENWKRSPEEVRFLMNFNRDFIRKSRDQLDSLGVRVRWVGRMPKLWKSVAKELQVAQEQTKDNTKLTLYFCMNYGGRAELTDAAQALAEDVRAGRLDPAKITEKTIQKYLYYPDMPDVDLFLRPSGEQRTSNYLIWQSAYAEMVFQDVLWPDFDRRDLWRACVEYAQRDRRFGGVDPADLAVLDKG
- a CDS encoding Fur family transcriptional regulator encodes the protein MVTAGPPVRGRSTKQRAAVSAALNEVDEFRSAQELHDMLKHRGDSVGLTTVYRTLQSLADAGEVDALRTSDGETVYRRCSTGDHHHHLVCRVCGKAVEVEGPAVEQWAETIAAEHGFVNVAHTVEIFGTCAECAAK